Within the Candidatus Eisenbacteria bacterium genome, the region GCCGGTCCTCTAGACCAGCTCCTCGATCCAGCGTCGGAACCCCGTGGAGATCCGACCCAACAGACCCCCTTCCACACCTCTGGGCCTGGCGTCGCCGTGGAACGCGTGCATCGCCAGGCCGACCCCCGTCGCGAATCGGGGATCCGAAACCGCCTCCGTCAGACCCGAGAAGCCCGTCGGCACGCCGCGCCGCACCGGCATCTCCAGAACCTGTTCCGCGAGCTCCGACATTCCCGGGAGGAGCGACGCCCCTCCCGTGAGGACCACGCCGGCTCCCAGGAGCTCGGATGCCGGGTGCTTGCGCACCTCCTTCGCCGCGTGGGCGAAGATCTCCTCGGCGCGCGGCTCGATCATCATCGCCAGCATGTGCCTCGAGATGTCGCGGTCGG harbors:
- a CDS encoding cell division FtsA domain-containing protein — encoded protein: DRDISRHMLAMMIEPRAEEIFAHAAKEVRKHPASELLGAGVVLTGGASLLPGMSELAEQVLEMPVRRGVPTGFSGLTEAVSDPRFATGVGLAMHAFHGDARPRGVEGGLLGRISTGFRRWIEELV